AAAATGCTCGTAATGCCGGATTTTCTGTTGTCGAAAATCTCGTGGGACATGGCATCGGTGAAGGACTTTGGGAATCACCTGAAGTGCCCAATTATTACTCAAGAGAGCTTAAAGATTTTAAACTCAAACAAGGGCTTGTTATTGCAGTGGAGCCAATGATCAATGCTGGGGTTAAAGAAAACAAAACCCTCAAAGATCATTGGACAATTGTTACCAAAGATAACAAGCCGTCTGCTCATTTTGAGCATTGCATCGTAGTTACCTCGACTGGATCAGAGGTTTTGACCTGCGGCGCTAACGGTGAAGGTTGGGCTATGTAGGTGGGAATTAACCCTTAGTAAGTACCACCTCGAAGCAAGTCGTATACCCATATCTTCGAATTCGAGGCCGTACCGTGCTAGAAAGAGGAGTGAGAAGGAGTGCTGGGTTTTTATGAATTTCCAGCAACGTACTCGTTCCATCCTCGGACAATAAATTCGATTTGAATTGTAAAAGAAGCTCCATAGACAAGTTGTCTATGGAGCTTCTTTTTTATTCTTCACATGGTGTCTGGTGCACACGTTTTTTTCGAGATGATCGTTTTAAGAATAGGCATGCAGCGAGTAGATTGATGATCAGACTTAAGCCGAGCGCAATGCGCAGCGCTTGCGAAGAAAGCCCTGTTGGGGCGTTAGCCTGTATGATTCCTTGCTCTGCAACTTTGATCCGCATTTCTGCCCTGTGCCCCATGTCGGATGAGGATATACGCCATGTTCCTGGGATGTTCGGCACAAAGGCGAAGTTACCAAGAGCGTCGGTTCGACCGTTTTGAAACTCAGCATCCCCCTCTTTTGCCGTCGGTGCAAAGACAAGGACTTCCGCGTATGACATAGGGTCGCCCCCTGCGTATCCAAAGCGTACTGCTACAGTTTTGCTTGAAATGCTGTTGGCCGTTACCCCGTGCGCAAATGCTGATTCGGCTGCGAATACACACATTACTGTCAAAACGAGCGTCAGTAGATCCAGATGTCTACGCATGTTACTTCGCAATCGGGAAGGTTAGGGTAGCGCGGAGTACGTGGCTCTGGTATTTTTGACCGTTACCTTCTGCAACATGCTGTACGCGGATCATCCATAATCCTGAATTTGAAATATGAATTTTTGCGATGCCATCACCGTAAGGCTCAGTGGTGTATGCGTAGGTGTTTTCAGTGTCGGTAAAGCCTTTGTATGTGGCAAAAATATTTTCAGGTGCTACTGTTTTTCCGTTGAAGAGTACCTTGATGCGGATGTCATCGCCGACATGAGCTGTGAGTGGGTTATCAATGGGAACAATTTCCAATGTATGCCCAACAGTGCGGTCAAATTTTGCAGTCTTACCGTCTACAGGAAGAATGGATTTTGCAAATTTTTCAAATTTCTTTGTGAGGATAACACCCTTCAGTGTGGATTTATCGCCTTTTTTCCAGCCCTGTGTGGTTTTGCTCCATACTTCGCCTTTACGGTGGGCAGATAGTACTGCTGCTTCTCCGGCTTTGAGTGTTACGCTGCCATCCCATGTCAGGTATGGTTTGTTAGGGTGGAGAGTAACGCCGGAATCGTCGTAGGATGCAACAACACTTTCGGCTGCTTCAAGCTCTTCACTTCGCATAAATGAATGTGAGGAAGCGAGGCTGAACGGGAGTTTTTGGCCTTCATGATAGGATTGCCACTGCTGTGGAACAAGGATGAATTCATGACCGTACGCAAGAGAGGTTGTGGCGAGTAACAAGACCATACACATAAAGATAGCATTTTTTTTCATTACGTTCTCCTTTGGTAACACGAAATTTAATTTGGTATACAGCTAGCAGCCGCTAATATGGAAGTCAATAGAGATATCTGCAATATGTCTGGTGTGTTATTGTTGAACTGTTTTTGAGGTTGATGGGGTATCTGCTTTAAAGACTGACATTATTTAGCCGGATGGCATGAATTCATGGGAGTTCTATGAGGTTGGTGCGTGCTTTTTTGATGACAAGGAACAGGTGGTGAGGATAATAATATTTTTGCACTCTATGCATGCGTTGGTTGTCTTTTCTGGAGGGATCTTCAGCCGTATTTTGTAGTGTCTGTGTGGGGTAGCTGTGTCATTAGAGAAGGCGCAAAAGATGTGTGTATGACGGTGTAGCAATGGAGAATGTATTGACGAAATTAGAGCAGCAAACGGCTGAAGGATTGATTCCAGTGGCATTGACGCATTGCGTAGAGTATGAATATCGCGCTGTGCATGAGGCTGTAAGGGATTGTTTGCAGGCTATTCACTTTGCACCTTCGACAGGGGCAAAGGTTTTGGTGAAGCCTAATTTTCTGAAGGTCGATAGCAACGGGCTTTGTTGTACGCATCCTGTTGTTGTGGAAGCCGTGTGCGAAACACTGCTTGAATACGGATGCTCAGTTACAGTGGGCGATTCCCCCGCCTTTGGTTCTGCTGCGTCTGTTGCTCGGAGTATCGGCTTGCTGGAAGGGTTGGAGCGTCTAACTGTTCCACTTATTACGTTAGATTCTCCAACGTGCGTGAAGTTTGAAAGCGGCACTTCTATCGGTATATCCCGTAGCGCGCTTGAATGCGATATGTTGTTCAATGTGCCGCGGATGAAAGCCCACACGCAAATGCGGACAACTTTTGCGGTGAAAAATTTATTTGGCTGTGTGAGCGGGGTTCGTAAAGCTATTGCGCATTCTACGCACGGGGATAAGGCAAACGCTTTTAGAGAATTGCTTGTGGATGTTGCTTTGGCATTGCCGCCAGCTGTGAGTGTTGCGGACGGTATTGTCTGTATGCATAAAACAGGACCCAGCGGCGGAGCACCGTATTCTTTGGGACTCATTGGCGCGGCTGGTGATCCCGTCTCTTTGGATACTGCGTTGTATTCTGTCTTGGGATGCACAGTTGACGAAATGCCGTTATGGGGCGAGCTACAACGCAAAAATCTACGCGGCGCTTTTGAGGAACAACTTGAGTACGTACTTGCATCGCCATACGAGTTTGATGCTGGTGGATTCATACTTCCGTATCAGCTTACGCCGGAAACATTTCATCCAGTCCGGTTACTGCGGAGCAGCGTAAAACGTTTATGGAAACGGTACTTGTGTCCGTAGCCTAATGAGTTAAATGTTGAGATTTAACTGCTCGCTGGTGGTTTTCCAGTTCCATAGAAAGTTTTGGGAGCGGATGTTCAATCGTCAGCGTTTGCCCGTGCATGGTCACAAGTGTACCTGCCGCTACGGAACCGCGTATCATGACGCGATGAATAGGATGTGTGGCGCGTGGGGTAACACGGTTGACGATGGATTTACGAATTCGTTTGGCTTTTTGAAGCAACTTGTCTGCCCGTTGACGCATGGAGCCGGTAAGCTCTTTTTCCTGACTTTTTTTAATCCAGTCATCCAGCTTTGAAATTGATTGCGCTAAAACTGTTTCAGCCTCAGATGTTATTCTGCGTAAAGCGTTCGGTGAGTCTGCTTCATTTGTAATAATAAGAATGGGTGGAGTACCGTTTTCGCCGCCAGCTCCGGCAATATTAATTTCACTTCCTGCTATTAGCGTGCTGCCAAGCACTGTCCCTTTGTCTGTACAGGTTCGGATGGCACTTCCGGCTGTGAGTTCAGAATTCACAATAGAACCGGAGGTCACAATGCTATGTGCCGCAACAACATCTGCATTATGCATGTGATTGGCATAAACAGAACCTTTTGAGGTTACGCTGCTGGATTTGTTCATAATAATCGCACCGGAAACAAACACATCGCCACCACAGGTGATATTTCCCTGATCCACATTACCGTCTACAATAACGTGTTGCGGTGCTTCTACTGTAAAGCCTGCTGTGATTGAGCCTGTAATATGCACAGAGCCTCGTTTCACAACGATATTGCCAGTCTTCATGTTCACATCACCCTCAATGCGCAAAACGTCGGTGATGGATAAAATATCGTCGCGGATACTCATGAGACCTTTGCGTTCGGAATAGTATACGGTGTGCCCACCATGCTGAGGAATGCCGAATAAATTATCTCCAATGCTTAATACTGGCTTCTCTTTTCCTATACTGACGGGAGCGGTTTGTTCCATGACGGGTAATGCGTTGCCGTATACATCAAAGCCATTAGATGATTCCGGTGTGGGCATTTCGATAGCAACCGGTGTATGCGCAGGAACTTCAGCAAAAAAGCCCTGATCCTTAAAATCTATTGGCTCGGATGATTCCTGCATAGTGCGTAATACCCGTTCCGGTAATAGCGGTAAAATTACGGATGGCTCTTCATGTATGGCAGGTCTACCTTTGCAAATTGGTACCATACAAACAGGCAAACCATTTGAAATAGCCTTACGCAACGCGGCGTTAAACCGAGCTGTATCTATGGGAGCGTTAACGTCTAATTGCCAGAGAGCTGCTGCATAGTTACTGAGCAGAAGAGAGTTTCCTGAAAAGTCTTTATGGTAGATGTCACCATAGACAGTCATGCCGTCGTTTGCCGGATACAAAATTGGGCGCACAACAATCTTGTTGTTATCAACATGGAGGACCCCAAGAGCTGTTGCGTATATTTTATCTGTTGCCGTATCTATCGAATAATTATGCAGTTGATCCAGTTCTTCCTCACTGTTTCCAACTTCTGATGTGAGATGGAAATGTTCAAGGCGTAATACTTTGCCTATGCAAGTTCCTGGAGTTACAGGCAATGATGGGTTTCCGGCAAGCTCTATGTATCGGGAAAATATGGATTCTTCTTCAGTGAGAACGGGTTTGTTGTTCTGCGGCATACTATCCTCCGGCCCGCAAGGCATTTTGCTAAAATAAGCAAGAATAAGAGTGACTAGTGGATGTTAAAGTATGCGCTATTTTACTCCCCGATTCTATGTAGCTGTGGTATATATGTGACTAATATTGATTGATAATAAAAGAAATAGTGTGGATTTGTAGGATGCTGGAGATGATACGTGCTGTACTTGCCTTTTTTAGCAGCAGGAGTAGGTTCAGCGCAGCCATACAGGGTGGCCAGATATAATGATGAATAGAGGTTGGAGATAATAGAATGACTTCTCTTCCTATTGGACTGTTTGATTCCGGTGTTGGCGGGTTAACTGTGCTTAAAGCATTACGTTCTACCTTGCCGTGCGAAGAAATATTGTATCTTGGTGATACAGCACGCTTGCCTTACGGAACTAAAAGTCAGGAAACCATTGTCCGCTATGCCGTGCAGGCCGCAGGAAAATTAGTGGAACGTGGTGTTAAAATGCTTGTTATCGCCTGCAATACTGCAAGCTCTGTAGCTATTGAACCATTGCAGAAGGCGTTTCCAGATATTCCTGTGCTGGGCGTTGTAAAACCCGGTGCTGCTGCAAGTTGTGCAGCAACAGAGAATGGTAGTATTGTCGTGCTTGCTACAGAATCAACCATTCGCGGTAATGCCTACCAGCGGGAAATTTTTGCGCTGCGTCCAGATATTCAGGTTACAGGACTTCCGTGTCCGTTGTTTGTTCCTCTTGCAGAAGAAGGGTGGACTGATGGCGATCTCGTGGAAGGTATTGTGGCGCGTTATCTAGATCCTTTGTTTGCTTCCCCGCTTGAATCTGCACAAAAAAAAGCACCGGACACAGTTGTGCTCGGTTGCACCCATTTCCCTCTGCTTGCGCCATCTATTCGCAATGTCGTGGGAGATTCTATCCACATTGTTGATTCAGCAGAAACCACAGCGCAGGAAGTGAAGAAAATGCTTTCAGCACGCGGACTGCTTCGTAAAGAAACATCTTGTGGAAGAACACATTTTCTTACCACAGACGATATTTCACGCTTTGCTCGAACTGGTAGCTGGTTTCTGGGGCTGCCTATCGAAGTTGATGACGTTGAGTTGATCGATTTGTAATCAACAAAGCATATGTCTTTAAAGGCTGAGGGAATATTTTATTTGTCGTACTTGTAACTTCTCATGACTTGAGAACAACTAACGCGTCAAAAAGAGTGTTCTTTCAGCCTGTTATTTGCCTTTTATTCTTTTCTTTCTATCCTCCAAAATTGATTACGATCTCTTATATTCCTAAATAAATCGCATAGAAAGGTAGTCCAGCTTCGCGGTCAAGGGGGCGTCCCCCTTGCGGGTGCAGGGCAGAGCCCGCCCCTCGGAGAGTGGCTAAAGGTATACCATTCATATCATTTTTTTATGTAGTGTCCGGTGTATACTGGTTGAGACAGACAACACTCAACACGTAATACGGCATTATGGAGAAGATGATGAGATATGATCGACTGATGCGGTGCGGACGCATCTATGCAGGTGTATTGGTACTTTTTTTGTTTGCCGCGTGCAGCTGGGGAAATTGTGCTCAACTATCTTCACCGTTGGTTGCTGTGGCGGTGCCTGCGGATGCTTCTCCACTTCGTTTACATGCTAAGTATACCCCTATTCCTAGTCATTCGAGAGTGTATCCAAAAACAGGATTGGCGCATTTCACGCCGGAAGCGCAGGGTTTTGTGTGCCCACCCGGTAAAATATTTTTCATTTCCGCTTTTGGCGACAGTCTGATTTCCGGATTCGGACTCGATAACGCAATGAATTCGTTTCCTGTTGTGTTGCAGAATACACTGCGGGAACTGGGATATTCTGTTGTTGTAGAAAATGATGGTGTTGAAGGAAATACAACTGCGCAGGGGCTTGCCCGTTTACCAAGAATATTATTGACCAGACCGGACATCATAATTTTGGAGTTAGGGGCGAACGATATGTTGCAGCATCGGAGTGTGCCGCGCATGAAGAGTAATCTGGCAGAAATGATTTGTGAAATTCAGGATGTGAAGATTCGGTTGCTGTTTACCGGAATGTATTCGCTTCCCCATTTCGGGAAGAAATACGTGGATAAATTTGATGCAGCATTTCCAGATCTTGCCGCTAAATATAATGTAGCATTTTATCCGTTTTTCCTTGAAGGGGTTGCGCTGGACCATTCACTGAATCAGAAAGACGGGCATCATCCTAATGCCGCGGGTGTTAAGGTTCTCGTACGTAATATTCTTCCCTATGTTGTTAAACAGATTGAATCAATTTGTACGGAAAAGCTCTAATAATGATCGTAGATAATTCCCTTGCTAAGGTAATTTGTTCTGTGCATAGTATGCGCCTAAGTAAAAGATTTTCCCCCTGGAGGAACGAATGAAAAAATACGAATGCCCA
This sequence is a window from Halodesulfovibrio sp. MK-HDV. Protein-coding genes within it:
- a CDS encoding FapA family protein, yielding MPQNNKPVLTEEESIFSRYIELAGNPSLPVTPGTCIGKVLRLEHFHLTSEVGNSEEELDQLHNYSIDTATDKIYATALGVLHVDNNKIVVRPILYPANDGMTVYGDIYHKDFSGNSLLLSNYAAALWQLDVNAPIDTARFNAALRKAISNGLPVCMVPICKGRPAIHEEPSVILPLLPERVLRTMQESSEPIDFKDQGFFAEVPAHTPVAIEMPTPESSNGFDVYGNALPVMEQTAPVSIGKEKPVLSIGDNLFGIPQHGGHTVYYSERKGLMSIRDDILSITDVLRIEGDVNMKTGNIVVKRGSVHITGSITAGFTVEAPQHVIVDGNVDQGNITCGGDVFVSGAIIMNKSSSVTSKGSVYANHMHNADVVAAHSIVTSGSIVNSELTAGSAIRTCTDKGTVLGSTLIAGSEINIAGAGGENGTPPILIITNEADSPNALRRITSEAETVLAQSISKLDDWIKKSQEKELTGSMRQRADKLLQKAKRIRKSIVNRVTPRATHPIHRVMIRGSVAAGTLVTMHGQTLTIEHPLPKLSMELENHQRAVKSQHLTH
- a CDS encoding arylesterase, translated to MRYDRLMRCGRIYAGVLVLFLFAACSWGNCAQLSSPLVAVAVPADASPLRLHAKYTPIPSHSRVYPKTGLAHFTPEAQGFVCPPGKIFFISAFGDSLISGFGLDNAMNSFPVVLQNTLRELGYSVVVENDGVEGNTTAQGLARLPRILLTRPDIIILELGANDMLQHRSVPRMKSNLAEMICEIQDVKIRLLFTGMYSLPHFGKKYVDKFDAAFPDLAAKYNVAFYPFFLEGVALDHSLNQKDGHHPNAAGVKVLVRNILPYVVKQIESICTEKL
- a CDS encoding DUF362 domain-containing protein, which translates into the protein MTKLEQQTAEGLIPVALTHCVEYEYRAVHEAVRDCLQAIHFAPSTGAKVLVKPNFLKVDSNGLCCTHPVVVEAVCETLLEYGCSVTVGDSPAFGSAASVARSIGLLEGLERLTVPLITLDSPTCVKFESGTSIGISRSALECDMLFNVPRMKAHTQMRTTFAVKNLFGCVSGVRKAIAHSTHGDKANAFRELLVDVALALPPAVSVADGIVCMHKTGPSGGAPYSLGLIGAAGDPVSLDTALYSVLGCTVDEMPLWGELQRKNLRGAFEEQLEYVLASPYEFDAGGFILPYQLTPETFHPVRLLRSSVKRLWKRYLCP
- a CDS encoding DUF4198 domain-containing protein, with amino-acid sequence MKKNAIFMCMVLLLATTSLAYGHEFILVPQQWQSYHEGQKLPFSLASSHSFMRSEELEAAESVVASYDDSGVTLHPNKPYLTWDGSVTLKAGEAAVLSAHRKGEVWSKTTQGWKKGDKSTLKGVILTKKFEKFAKSILPVDGKTAKFDRTVGHTLEIVPIDNPLTAHVGDDIRIKVLFNGKTVAPENIFATYKGFTDTENTYAYTTEPYGDGIAKIHISNSGLWMIRVQHVAEGNGQKYQSHVLRATLTFPIAK
- the murI gene encoding glutamate racemase; amino-acid sequence: MTSLPIGLFDSGVGGLTVLKALRSTLPCEEILYLGDTARLPYGTKSQETIVRYAVQAAGKLVERGVKMLVIACNTASSVAIEPLQKAFPDIPVLGVVKPGAAASCAATENGSIVVLATESTIRGNAYQREIFALRPDIQVTGLPCPLFVPLAEEGWTDGDLVEGIVARYLDPLFASPLESAQKKAPDTVVLGCTHFPLLAPSIRNVVGDSIHIVDSAETTAQEVKKMLSARGLLRKETSCGRTHFLTTDDISRFARTGSWFLGLPIEVDDVELIDL